Proteins encoded by one window of Amaranthus tricolor cultivar Red isolate AtriRed21 chromosome 4, ASM2621246v1, whole genome shotgun sequence:
- the LOC130810440 gene encoding UMP-CMP kinase 3-like — protein sequence MGSVLDAECTEPGTKVTVIFVLGGPGSGKGTQCANIVRHFGYTHLSAGDLLRAEIKSGSKNGTMIQSIIKEGKIVPSEVTVKLLQHAMQESENDKFLIDGFPRNEENRETFESVTGIAPNFVLFFDCPEDEMEKRLLSRNQGREDDNIETIKKRFKVYLESSLPVIAHYSSKGKLKKIDAAKPVDAVFEDVKAIFNSTSEKVASEEFQHLQDSTSS from the exons ATGGGATCTGTTCTTGATGCAGAATGCACT GAACCTGGAACAAAGGTGACTGTTATATTTGTTTTAG GTGGCCCTGGCAGTGGAAAGGGAACACAGTGTGCCAATATTGTTCGACACTTTGGATACACCCATCTAAGTGCTGGTGATCTTCTGCGAGCAGAAATTAAATCTGGCTCCAAGAATGG GACCATGATCCAGAGCATTATTAAGGAAGGAAAGATTGTCCCTTCAGAGGTTACTGTGAAGCTTCTCCAGCATGCCATGCAGGAAAGTGAAAATGACAAGTTTCTTATTGATGGTTTTCCTCGCAATGAGGAGAACCGAGAAACCTTTGAATCTGTT ACTGGAATAGCACCcaattttgttcttttttttgatTGCCCAGAAGATGAGATGGAGAAGCGTCTTTTGAGTAGAAATCAG GGTAGGGAGGATGATAATATAGAGACCATCAAAAAGCGTTTCAAAGTATACTTGGAGTCTTCTCTTCCGGTTATTGCACATTATAGCTCAAAGGGAAAACTCAAAAAG ATTGATGCTGCCAAACCAGTCGATGCTGTATTTGAAGATGTTAAAGCTATATTCAATTCTACTTCAGAAAAG GTTGCTTCTGAGGAATTCCAGCATCTCCAAGATTCCACATCCAGTTAA